Proteins co-encoded in one Deltaproteobacteria bacterium genomic window:
- the plsY gene encoding glycerol-3-phosphate 1-O-acyltransferase PlsY, with translation MDGTWIRGGSLVLFAYFLGSVPFGILVARAFDRNVSLRDTGSGNIGATNVARAAGKTAGVLTLLLDTGKGILPMVLGYMLVGENYLWLSLVGGAAFLGHVFPVYLNFKGGKGVATALGVVLSLSPVTTFLLVVLFGLIVYFTRYVSLGSLCAALALPILMAMLGPPSRNSVWLCLLISAVIVYKHRENIHRLLTGQENKFGPPPP, from the coding sequence ATGGACGGTACCTGGATTCGCGGCGGCTCGCTCGTGCTTTTCGCGTACTTCCTCGGGTCCGTCCCCTTCGGGATCCTTGTTGCCCGCGCGTTCGACCGGAACGTGAGCCTCCGGGACACGGGCTCGGGAAACATCGGGGCGACCAACGTGGCCCGCGCCGCCGGGAAGACCGCCGGGGTACTCACTCTCCTGCTTGATACCGGGAAAGGGATCCTACCGATGGTGCTGGGTTACATGCTGGTAGGGGAGAACTACCTCTGGTTATCGCTCGTGGGAGGGGCGGCCTTCCTGGGGCACGTGTTTCCTGTTTACCTTAATTTCAAGGGGGGGAAAGGTGTGGCGACGGCGCTTGGCGTCGTTCTTTCCCTGTCGCCGGTCACAACTTTCCTACTCGTCGTGCTGTTCGGGCTGATCGTCTATTTCACGAGGTACGTCTCGCTCGGCTCGCTCTGCGCGGCCCTTGCGCTTCCCATCCTGATGGCGATGCTCGGCCCCCCCTCCCGAAACAGCGTCTGGCTCTGTCTTCTCATCTCGGCCGTAATCGTTTACAAGCACCGGGAAAACATTCACCGGCTCCTCACCGGCCAGGAGAACAAGTTCGG
- a CDS encoding NAD-dependent malic enzyme: MQIEKGIDKIVKTIRMMILDQPGFLGKVASAIGAAGGNIGDIRLVGYGLEYNTRDVTVFVNDDAHLQTVLEEVGKVEGVIISDIIDPVLELHRGGKISTKARMPIDSISVMRKIYTPGVAKVCKLIQAKPELAYDYTAICNTVAIVTNGTAILGLGDIGAVPGMPVMEGKAALFDALVGINGVPILIQSKDSDEIVRTVAAIAPTFGAIKLEDIKAPECFEIEDRLDAMLDIPVMHDDQHGTATVVLAALLNASKYVGMQVKNDTVGMVGLGAAGMGISKLLMAYGVRKMLGADINPTAKEIFGKQGGKPVSLSEIMEQSDIVICTTGVPGLIKKETIRKGQVILALSNPNPEISPDEARAAGASFAADGRGANNALAFPGLFRGALNARARKINNRMKIAAAKAISACAEAGELVPSILDLQMHRKVADAVERAAFESGVARTRGEELEET, translated from the coding sequence ATGCAGATAGAGAAGGGCATCGACAAGATCGTCAAGACGATACGGATGATGATCCTCGATCAGCCCGGCTTCCTCGGAAAGGTCGCCTCCGCGATAGGCGCGGCGGGGGGCAACATAGGGGACATCCGGCTGGTCGGCTACGGCCTCGAGTACAACACCCGCGACGTAACCGTCTTCGTGAACGACGACGCCCACCTCCAGACCGTGCTCGAGGAAGTTGGCAAGGTCGAGGGCGTCATAATATCCGACATCATCGATCCCGTCCTGGAACTGCACCGTGGCGGCAAGATCTCCACCAAGGCCCGCATGCCCATCGACAGCATCTCGGTGATGCGCAAGATCTACACTCCGGGCGTTGCCAAGGTCTGCAAGCTGATCCAGGCCAAACCGGAACTTGCCTACGACTACACGGCCATCTGCAACACGGTGGCGATCGTCACCAACGGTACGGCCATCCTGGGGCTTGGCGACATCGGTGCCGTCCCCGGCATGCCGGTGATGGAGGGGAAGGCGGCGCTGTTCGACGCCCTGGTCGGTATCAACGGGGTCCCGATCCTCATTCAATCGAAGGACAGTGATGAAATCGTGCGGACGGTCGCCGCGATCGCTCCCACTTTCGGGGCCATAAAACTCGAGGACATCAAGGCGCCGGAGTGCTTCGAAATCGAGGACCGGCTGGACGCGATGCTCGATATCCCCGTGATGCACGACGACCAGCACGGGACGGCGACGGTCGTTCTCGCCGCGCTCCTCAACGCCAGCAAGTACGTCGGCATGCAGGTGAAGAACGACACCGTGGGGATGGTGGGGCTGGGCGCCGCCGGCATGGGGATTTCGAAGCTGCTGATGGCCTATGGCGTCCGAAAGATGCTTGGCGCCGACATCAACCCGACCGCGAAGGAAATATTCGGGAAGCAGGGCGGGAAACCGGTGTCTCTTTCCGAAATCATGGAACAGTCCGATATCGTGATCTGCACGACCGGCGTCCCCGGCCTGATCAAGAAGGAAACGATCCGCAAGGGGCAGGTGATCCTGGCGCTTTCCAATCCCAATCCCGAAATTTCCCCGGATGAGGCGCGCGCCGCAGGGGCGTCGTTCGCCGCGGACGGCCGGGGAGCCAATAACGCGCTCGCTTTCCCCGGTCTCTTCCGTGGCGCGCTGAACGCCCGGGCCCGGAAGATCAACAACCGGATGAAGATCGCGGCCGCCAAGGCGATAAGCGCCTGTGCGGAAGCGGGCGAACTTGTCCCGTCGATTCTCGACCTCCAGATGCACAGGAAAGTGGCCGATGCCGTGGAGCGGGCGGCGTTCGAGTCGGGCGTCGCGCGCACCCGCGGGGAAGAGCTCGAGGAAACTTAA